The Saccharothrix variisporea genome has a segment encoding these proteins:
- a CDS encoding (2Fe-2S)-binding protein, producing MRVNVTVNGEQRQADDVWEGESLLYVLRERLGLPGSKNACEQGECGSCTVYLDGVPVCSCLVAAGQAQDREVRTVEGLAEGDALDPVQEAFVEAGAVQCGFCTPGLVVAAHDLVNRVPQPSDPEIREALAGNLCRCTGYEKILDAVKLAAQKKSAR from the coding sequence ATGCGCGTGAACGTGACGGTCAACGGCGAGCAGCGGCAGGCCGACGACGTCTGGGAGGGCGAGAGCCTGCTCTACGTGCTGCGCGAGCGGCTGGGCCTGCCCGGGTCGAAGAACGCCTGTGAGCAGGGCGAATGCGGCTCGTGCACGGTGTACCTGGACGGCGTGCCGGTGTGTTCGTGTCTCGTGGCGGCCGGTCAGGCGCAGGACCGCGAGGTGCGCACGGTCGAGGGCCTGGCCGAGGGCGACGCGTTGGACCCGGTGCAGGAGGCGTTCGTGGAGGCGGGCGCGGTGCAGTGCGGGTTCTGCACGCCCGGTCTGGTGGTCGCCGCGCACGACCTGGTCAACCGGGTGCCGCAGCCGTCCGACCCGGAGATCCGGGAGGCGCTGGCCGGGAACCTGTGCCGCTGCACGGGTTACGAGAAGATCCTCGACGCGGTCAAG
- a CDS encoding ATP-binding protein, protein MDHGAENVISGTTHGPVVQAGQVNDIHFHHHAPAAPVIPRQLPPAPRLFAGRRRELADLDRWFAAEEALVAVVSGPGGVGKTSLALRWLHNARTRFPDGQLYVELGAHAPNGPATPSEVLEWFLLALGTPAADIPPELSRRQALFRTLTADRRLALLLDDAVSAAQVRPLLPTSPHSAVLITSRWRLSALAVDGARFVEVESFDEDASLELLERALGPRVTSEPDAARELAHLCGGLPIALSVVGARLSTHPRRTLSTEVGSLRTERLATLTLDDGVSVEAVLDLSYVDLPPQHAKVYRLCALHPGPSFGVEAAAAVAGEPAREVEPVLTDLVEKNLLAEIADARFRFHDLMRVHARTQAEWDSEAERDAASRRVVEWYLDRLAAADLVLRPTRHRVGPRYHRGAKPVGTARAALEWLETERGNLREACRVAADLGWDDLVWQFCEALWGFFLHARHYDDWFAMHDLGVPAAVREGNRAAEARLRAQLTYAYSGLGRFADAEPEGLRALEIAEQDGDRQAIAVALTELAGVAQGAGQLTVALDRLTRAREIRREIGTRRAEALCGRRIGEVLADLGRDGEAVAELTAAAEVMADLGDDVAQARCLRSLGAIHLRRGQHAQAAEHLESALDVLRRVGSPFYEAEVRLLLGEAVAGLGDPTAARVHYEAAHEFFAATGNPKASTTSARLADLDRP, encoded by the coding sequence GTGGACCACGGCGCAGAGAACGTCATCTCCGGCACCACCCACGGACCGGTCGTCCAAGCGGGCCAGGTCAACGACATCCACTTCCACCACCACGCACCCGCCGCCCCGGTGATCCCCCGCCAACTCCCACCCGCCCCGAGGCTCTTCGCCGGCCGCCGCCGCGAACTGGCCGACCTCGACCGCTGGTTCGCCGCCGAGGAGGCCTTGGTGGCCGTCGTCAGCGGCCCCGGCGGGGTGGGCAAGACGTCCTTGGCGTTGCGCTGGCTGCACAACGCCCGAACCCGCTTCCCCGACGGCCAGCTCTACGTGGAGCTGGGCGCGCACGCCCCCAACGGCCCCGCCACCCCGTCCGAAGTCCTGGAGTGGTTCCTCCTGGCCCTGGGCACCCCGGCCGCCGACATTCCCCCCGAGCTGTCCCGAAGACAGGCCCTGTTCCGCACCCTGACCGCCGACCGCAGACTGGCCCTCCTCCTCGACGACGCCGTCTCCGCCGCCCAGGTCCGCCCCCTGCTCCCCACCTCGCCGCACAGCGCGGTCCTGATCACCAGCCGCTGGCGCCTGAGCGCCCTGGCCGTCGACGGCGCCCGGTTCGTGGAGGTCGAGTCCTTCGACGAGGACGCGTCCCTGGAACTGCTCGAACGAGCCCTGGGCCCCAGAGTCACCTCCGAACCCGACGCGGCCCGCGAACTGGCCCACCTGTGCGGCGGCCTCCCGATAGCCCTGTCCGTGGTGGGCGCCCGCCTCTCCACCCACCCGCGCAGAACCCTGTCGACCGAAGTCGGCTCCCTGCGCACCGAACGCCTGGCCACCTTGACGCTGGACGACGGCGTGTCGGTGGAAGCGGTACTAGATCTGTCCTATGTGGACTTGCCGCCCCAGCACGCCAAGGTCTACCGGTTGTGCGCACTGCACCCCGGCCCGTCGTTCGGGGTGGAGGCGGCGGCGGCCGTCGCGGGCGAACCCGCCCGCGAGGTCGAACCGGTGCTGACCGACCTGGTGGAGAAGAACCTGCTGGCCGAGATCGCCGACGCCCGCTTCCGGTTCCACGACCTGATGCGGGTGCACGCGCGCACGCAGGCCGAGTGGGACTCGGAGGCGGAGCGCGACGCCGCGTCTCGGCGGGTCGTCGAGTGGTACCTGGACCGACTGGCCGCCGCGGACCTGGTGCTGCGGCCGACCAGGCACCGCGTCGGGCCCCGCTACCACCGGGGTGCCAAGCCCGTGGGCACGGCTCGCGCCGCGTTGGAGTGGTTGGAGACCGAACGCGGCAACCTGCGCGAGGCCTGCCGGGTCGCTGCGGACCTCGGCTGGGACGACCTGGTCTGGCAGTTCTGCGAGGCCCTGTGGGGTTTCTTCCTGCACGCCCGGCACTACGACGACTGGTTCGCCATGCACGACCTGGGCGTGCCGGCGGCCGTCCGCGAGGGCAACCGGGCGGCGGAGGCGAGGCTGCGCGCCCAGCTCACCTACGCCTACAGCGGCCTGGGCCGGTTCGCCGACGCCGAGCCGGAAGGCTTGCGAGCCTTGGAGATCGCCGAGCAGGACGGCGACCGGCAGGCGATCGCGGTGGCCCTCACCGAACTCGCCGGGGTCGCGCAGGGGGCGGGGCAGCTCACCGTGGCCCTCGACCGGCTCACCCGGGCGCGCGAGATCCGCCGCGAGATCGGCACCCGGCGGGCGGAGGCCTTGTGCGGGCGGCGGATCGGCGAGGTGCTCGCCGACCTCGGTCGTGACGGCGAGGCGGTCGCCGAGCTGACCGCCGCGGCGGAGGTGATGGCGGATCTGGGCGACGACGTGGCCCAGGCCAGGTGCCTGCGGTCGCTGGGCGCGATCCACCTGCGCCGCGGGCAGCACGCGCAGGCCGCCGAGCACCTGGAGTCCGCGCTCGACGTCCTGCGCCGCGTCGGTTCGCCGTTCTACGAGGCCGAAGTCCGGTTGCTGCTCGGTGAGGCCGTCGCCGGGCTCGGCGACCCCACCGCCGCGCGGGTCCACTACGAGGCCGCGCACGAGTTCTTCGCCGCCACCGGGAACCCGAAGGCCAGCACGACCAGTGCCCGCCTGGCCGACCTCGACCGCCCCTGA
- the uraH gene encoding hydroxyisourate hydrolase gives MGGRVTISTHVLDAQRGRPAVGLAVRLEHDGETVAQARTGEDGRITGWPSDRAGVYRLVFDTGDFAPFFPEVVLTFRVTEPGEHHHVPLLLSPFAYSTYRGS, from the coding sequence ATGGGAGGGCGAGTGACGATCAGCACCCACGTGCTCGACGCACAGCGCGGCAGGCCGGCGGTCGGCCTGGCGGTGCGCCTGGAGCACGACGGCGAGACGGTGGCCCAAGCCCGCACCGGCGAGGACGGCCGGATCACCGGCTGGCCCAGCGACCGGGCGGGGGTCTACCGGCTGGTGTTCGACACCGGCGACTTCGCCCCGTTCTTCCCCGAGGTGGTGTTGACCTTCCGGGTCACCGAGCCCGGCGAGCACCACCACGTGCCCCTGCTGTTGTCCCCGTTCGCGTACTCCACCTACCGAGGCAGCTGA
- a CDS encoding PucR family transcriptional regulator: MLLVRSLLRMPELRLRLVVGEEYLDRPVTRLYGTELPDPARYLSGGELVLSGLLWHRSATDCETFVGSLAHAGVAALAASDPEARELPAALVEACRRHGVPLLEVPIDLSFATITERVVLELAAERVGDAGAQLGRHRRLLTVVADGGGLGELVAAGAAELDAPVRVLSTTGHVVAGPELPDAAVFVREFLQADRLPRVVRRTTLLPVSERGGSRVATWIVVVEGDRAHDEVAAELASLVGVERTRVVQERRIENRAAGPLLREVLTGSGDLGPRLAAVGWDAAEFRVVVASSSDGRVEQTAALLEEVLAPVAPHALVSVHGDEVYAIAPSGPGWADAVRRALRTVEPGLGSVRVLVGISSAVGAAGLRGAAEEASHARRLGERRPGRTCVVAGEEIALHQLLLAGVPEELRGSLRRRVLGPVLDYDAEHGSDLVGTLRVFLDCSGSWTTAAARLHVHVNTLRYRVGRVEELLGVDLSDFTSRVDLYLALHAG; the protein is encoded by the coding sequence GTGTTGCTGGTACGCAGCCTGCTGCGGATGCCGGAACTGCGACTGCGCCTCGTCGTCGGCGAGGAGTACCTGGACAGGCCCGTGACCAGGCTTTACGGCACCGAGCTGCCCGATCCGGCGCGGTACCTGTCCGGCGGTGAACTGGTCCTGTCCGGCCTGCTCTGGCACCGTTCGGCGACCGATTGCGAGACCTTCGTCGGCTCTTTGGCGCACGCCGGGGTGGCCGCGTTGGCGGCGAGCGATCCGGAGGCCCGTGAATTGCCGGCCGCCCTTGTCGAGGCCTGCCGGCGGCACGGGGTGCCGTTGTTGGAGGTTCCGATCGACCTGTCCTTCGCGACCATCACCGAGCGGGTCGTGCTGGAGCTGGCCGCCGAACGCGTCGGCGACGCGGGCGCGCAACTGGGCCGGCACCGGCGGCTGCTGACCGTCGTCGCGGACGGCGGCGGGCTGGGCGAGCTGGTGGCGGCGGGCGCGGCGGAACTGGACGCGCCGGTGCGGGTCCTGTCCACCACCGGGCACGTCGTGGCCGGCCCGGAGCTACCGGACGCGGCCGTGTTCGTGCGGGAGTTCCTCCAGGCCGACCGGCTGCCCCGGGTGGTGCGGCGGACGACGCTGCTGCCGGTGTCCGAGCGCGGCGGGTCGCGGGTGGCGACCTGGATCGTGGTCGTCGAGGGCGACCGGGCGCACGACGAGGTGGCCGCCGAGCTGGCCAGCCTGGTGGGGGTCGAGCGGACCCGGGTGGTGCAGGAGCGGCGCATCGAGAACCGGGCGGCCGGGCCGCTGCTGCGCGAGGTGCTGACCGGGTCGGGCGACCTGGGGCCGCGCCTGGCGGCGGTCGGGTGGGACGCGGCCGAGTTCCGGGTGGTCGTCGCGTCGAGCTCGGACGGGCGGGTGGAGCAGACGGCGGCGCTGCTGGAGGAGGTCTTGGCACCGGTCGCGCCGCACGCACTGGTGTCCGTGCACGGCGACGAGGTCTACGCGATCGCACCCTCGGGTCCGGGCTGGGCGGACGCCGTGCGCCGGGCGTTGCGGACCGTAGAGCCCGGGTTGGGGTCGGTGCGGGTGTTGGTCGGGATCTCCTCCGCCGTGGGGGCCGCCGGGTTGCGCGGGGCGGCGGAGGAGGCGTCGCACGCGCGGCGGCTGGGGGAGCGGCGGCCGGGCCGGACCTGCGTGGTGGCGGGCGAGGAGATCGCGCTGCACCAGCTGCTGCTGGCCGGGGTGCCGGAGGAGCTGCGCGGGTCGTTGCGGCGGCGGGTGCTGGGGCCGGTGCTGGACTACGACGCCGAGCACGGGTCGGACCTGGTGGGGACCCTGCGGGTGTTCCTGGACTGCTCCGGGTCGTGGACGACGGCGGCGGCGCGGCTGCACGTCCACGTGAACACCCTGCGCTACCGGGTGGGGCGGGTGGAGGAGTTGTTGGGCGTGGATCTGTCGGATTTCACGTCCCGGGTGGACCTGTACCTGGCGTTGCACGCGGGTTGA
- a CDS encoding DUF1996 domain-containing protein: MTRNQGRHRFSRRTKLTAGAAGLALTIGLAVAISTTGDQGTAQADGADKSLFVDITKQARNVKAPRPEGDATNGTFTVDCGRNENGHFNPDNFIAQPGVRNGAQHLHDYVGNLSTDADSTNESLLDADTTCKNGDKSAYFWPVVRIDRDNEEEEPGKPADAEVECPDVKRKLRNVPQQARAEVDRNLQQLKQQIAEANDKLKKAANVDDPNFVNNAILGPLRDKRSAAIGRIVEAIDRVAQRPRGLQRLAPCTVKDGDSKDVKVAEQQKEAEADAPEKGDGKSKSDENELPGNEGEIQRPEVVDLTFRGSPTGKVVAMPQFLRVLYGDAKVTKNGPKNARKSWTCTGFEDKVQLDKYPVCPQGSKVKRIHDFPSCWDGKNTDSANHRDHIVYPNENGKCPKGFRAVPQLRISLTYNIPRDVQQNGQYAVDAFPEEKHNPLSDHDDFANVMSEELMNRVVDCINSGKKCKE; this comes from the coding sequence ATGACGCGAAACCAGGGGCGGCACCGCTTCTCGCGGCGCACCAAGCTCACAGCCGGGGCCGCCGGGCTGGCGCTCACGATCGGCCTGGCGGTCGCGATCTCCACCACCGGAGACCAGGGCACCGCCCAGGCGGACGGGGCCGACAAGTCCCTGTTCGTCGACATCACCAAGCAGGCGCGCAACGTCAAGGCGCCCAGGCCGGAAGGCGACGCCACCAACGGCACCTTCACCGTCGACTGCGGGCGCAACGAGAACGGGCACTTCAACCCGGACAACTTCATCGCCCAGCCCGGTGTCCGCAACGGCGCCCAGCACCTGCACGACTACGTCGGCAACCTGTCCACCGACGCCGACTCGACCAACGAGAGCCTGCTCGACGCCGACACGACCTGCAAGAACGGCGACAAGTCCGCCTACTTCTGGCCGGTGGTCCGCATCGACCGCGACAACGAGGAGGAAGAACCCGGCAAGCCCGCCGACGCCGAGGTCGAGTGCCCGGACGTCAAGCGCAAGCTGCGCAACGTCCCCCAGCAGGCCCGCGCCGAGGTCGACCGCAACCTCCAGCAGCTCAAGCAGCAGATCGCCGAGGCCAACGACAAGCTCAAGAAGGCCGCGAACGTCGACGACCCGAACTTCGTCAACAACGCGATCCTGGGACCGTTGCGGGACAAGCGGTCCGCGGCGATCGGCCGGATCGTGGAGGCCATCGACCGGGTCGCGCAACGGCCGCGCGGGTTGCAGCGCCTGGCCCCGTGCACGGTCAAGGACGGCGACAGCAAGGACGTCAAAGTCGCCGAGCAGCAGAAGGAAGCCGAGGCCGACGCGCCGGAGAAGGGTGACGGCAAGAGCAAGAGCGACGAGAACGAGTTGCCCGGCAACGAGGGCGAGATCCAGCGCCCCGAGGTCGTGGACCTGACCTTCCGCGGCAGCCCCACCGGCAAGGTCGTCGCGATGCCGCAGTTCCTGCGCGTCCTCTACGGCGACGCCAAGGTCACCAAGAACGGCCCGAAGAACGCCCGCAAGTCCTGGACCTGCACCGGTTTCGAGGACAAGGTGCAGCTGGACAAATACCCGGTGTGCCCGCAGGGCAGCAAGGTCAAGCGCATCCACGACTTCCCCAGCTGCTGGGACGGCAAGAACACCGACAGCGCCAACCACCGCGACCACATCGTCTACCCGAACGAGAACGGCAAGTGCCCCAAGGGTTTCCGGGCCGTGCCGCAGCTGCGGATCAGCCTGACCTACAACATCCCCCGGGACGTGCAGCAGAACGGCCAGTACGCCGTGGACGCGTTCCCCGAGGAGAAGCACAACCCGCTGTCCGACCACGACGACTTCGCCAACGTGATGTCCGAGGAGCTCATGAACCGGGTCGTGGACTGCATCAACAGCGGCAAGAAGTGCAAGGAGTGA
- a CDS encoding Imm1 family immunity protein — protein sequence MIQAHHRTGVDEVRGTEDVRRLLDLLSVAEDATLVHRDTPDNRVWVGVRGDRGAMLFTDVFTGSWASLGEGPRQRPRYAGVRFPTHCEIPVADLAVAIEEFLATGQRPTRVPWQQVR from the coding sequence ATGATCCAGGCACACCACCGGACCGGCGTGGACGAGGTGCGCGGCACCGAGGACGTCCGCCGCCTGCTGGACCTGCTCTCCGTCGCCGAGGACGCGACCCTCGTGCACCGCGACACCCCGGACAACCGGGTGTGGGTCGGGGTGCGCGGCGACCGCGGGGCGATGCTGTTCACCGACGTGTTCACCGGCTCGTGGGCCAGCCTCGGCGAAGGCCCCCGACAGCGCCCCCGCTACGCCGGGGTGCGGTTCCCCACCCACTGCGAGATCCCCGTGGCCGACCTGGCCGTGGCGATCGAGGAGTTCCTCGCGACGGGCCAGCGCCCGACGCGGGTGCCCTGGCAGCAGGTGCGGTGA
- a CDS encoding FAD binding domain-containing protein — MDFLRPDTLAEALALKSQRPDAVPIAGGTDVMVELNFDHRRPAALLDLTRVPELREHSTENGVVRIGAGVPYVRIIEELGGALPGLAMASRTVGSPQIRNRGTVGGNLGAASPAGDTHPVLLAAGATVEVASARGVRFIPATEFYLGVKRNALEPDELITAVHVPATRAPQQFSKVGTRNAMVIAVCSFAVALHPGEQRVGAAVGSAAPTPRRATEAEEFLSGELTATDQWESPKPLLDSVKRRFGELVAQAASPIDDVRGSAAYRKHALSVLARRTLGWAWQDYTGKAA, encoded by the coding sequence ATGGACTTCCTTCGACCCGACACCCTCGCCGAGGCGCTGGCGCTCAAGTCGCAGCGCCCCGACGCCGTGCCGATCGCGGGCGGCACGGACGTGATGGTGGAGCTGAACTTCGACCACCGCCGCCCGGCCGCGCTGCTGGACCTGACCCGCGTGCCCGAGCTGCGCGAGCACTCCACCGAGAACGGCGTGGTCCGGATCGGCGCGGGCGTGCCGTACGTGCGGATCATCGAGGAGCTGGGTGGCGCGCTGCCCGGCCTGGCGATGGCGTCCCGCACGGTCGGTTCCCCGCAGATCCGCAACCGGGGCACGGTCGGCGGCAACCTGGGCGCGGCCTCGCCGGCCGGCGACACGCACCCGGTGCTGCTGGCGGCGGGCGCGACCGTGGAGGTGGCGTCGGCGCGCGGGGTGCGGTTCATCCCGGCGACCGAGTTCTACCTGGGCGTCAAGCGCAACGCGCTGGAGCCGGACGAGCTGATCACGGCCGTTCACGTGCCCGCGACCCGGGCGCCGCAGCAGTTCTCGAAGGTCGGCACGCGCAACGCGATGGTGATCGCCGTGTGCTCGTTCGCGGTGGCGCTGCACCCCGGGGAGCAGCGGGTGGGCGCGGCCGTGGGCAGTGCCGCGCCGACGCCGCGCCGGGCCACCGAGGCGGAGGAGTTCCTGTCCGGCGAGCTGACCGCGACCGACCAGTGGGAGTCGCCCAAGCCGCTGCTGGACTCGGTGAAACGCCGGTTCGGGGAGCTGGTGGCGCAGGCGGCCAGCCCCATCGACGACGTGCGCGGCTCGGCCGCGTACCGCAAGCACGCACTGTCCGTGCTGGCCCGCCGGACGCTGGGCTGGGCGTGGCAGGACTACACCGGGAAGGCGGCCTAG
- a CDS encoding nucleotide sugar dehydrogenase encodes MDSVDVVVVGLGVTGLSTAVAAARVGFRVVGLDSAAGRVRDVAAVRPGCGLGTVSERELGRVLAGGRLEVRGVDGGVPAADVHVLCLPTPSDGSGRVDRRALISATRAVGGVLRNGDLVLVQSSCPPGTTAGAVVPELERVSGLRAGVGFSMACAPSRLDPGSPASARATRVVGGCTEGCAERAGRFLRALGHEVVEVSGARVAELVKLFENTFRLVNISLVNELAAVCGELGVDVDEVLRAAGSKGFGFLGHRPSAGAGGDCVPVAARVFGAVARQVGLSCPVVDAAVAVNDAMPAHTVHRLRQAVGSLGGKRVLVLGVTYKPDVPDIRRSAAIAVLEELRREAEVAFHDPYVDRVEMADGTVLGAADLRRPERFDLVVLMTPHAAYRQVGGWSVPVVDCSSGHPVAWGGVFGRGGVDGRVAA; translated from the coding sequence ATGGATTCGGTGGATGTGGTCGTCGTCGGCCTGGGTGTCACGGGCCTGTCGACCGCGGTCGCGGCGGCGCGGGTGGGGTTCCGGGTCGTCGGTCTGGACAGCGCGGCCGGCCGTGTGCGGGACGTCGCGGCGGTGCGGCCCGGGTGCGGGCTGGGGACGGTGTCGGAGCGGGAGCTGGGGCGCGTGCTCGCGGGTGGTCGGCTGGAGGTGCGTGGCGTCGACGGCGGTGTGCCGGCGGCGGACGTGCACGTGCTGTGCCTGCCGACGCCCTCCGACGGGAGCGGCCGGGTCGACCGGCGGGCGCTGATCTCGGCGACGCGAGCGGTCGGCGGCGTGTTGCGGAACGGGGACCTGGTGCTCGTGCAGAGCAGCTGCCCGCCCGGGACGACGGCGGGTGCGGTGGTGCCCGAGCTGGAGCGGGTGAGCGGGCTGCGCGCGGGGGTGGGGTTCTCCATGGCCTGTGCGCCCAGTCGACTCGACCCCGGCTCCCCGGCATCGGCGCGAGCGACGCGGGTCGTGGGTGGGTGCACGGAGGGGTGTGCGGAGCGGGCCGGGAGGTTCTTGCGGGCGCTGGGGCACGAGGTGGTCGAGGTGTCGGGGGCTCGGGTGGCCGAGCTGGTCAAGCTCTTCGAGAACACGTTTCGGCTGGTCAACATCTCGCTGGTCAACGAGCTGGCGGCGGTGTGCGGTGAGCTCGGGGTCGACGTCGACGAGGTGTTGCGGGCAGCGGGGAGCAAGGGGTTCGGGTTTCTCGGGCATCGGCCCAGCGCGGGGGCCGGTGGGGACTGCGTTCCTGTCGCGGCCAGGGTGTTCGGGGCCGTTGCTCGGCAGGTCGGGTTGTCGTGTCCGGTGGTGGACGCGGCGGTGGCGGTCAACGACGCGATGCCGGCGCACACCGTGCACCGGCTCAGGCAGGCGGTCGGGTCGTTGGGCGGCAAGCGGGTGCTGGTGCTCGGGGTGACCTACAAGCCCGACGTGCCGGACATCCGGAGGTCCGCCGCGATCGCCGTGCTGGAGGAGTTGCGGCGGGAGGCCGAAGTGGCCTTCCACGACCCGTACGTCGACCGGGTCGAGATGGCCGACGGGACGGTGCTCGGCGCGGCGGACCTGCGGCGGCCCGAGAGGTTCGACCTGGTGGTGCTGATGACGCCGCACGCCGCCTATCGGCAGGTGGGCGGGTGGTCCGTGCCGGTGGTCGACTGCTCGTCGGGGCACCCGGTCGCGTGGGGTGGCGTGTTCGGGCGGGGTGGCGTGGACGGGCGGGTGGCGGCATGA